In the genome of Natronorubrum daqingense, the window CATGTTTCGCCGACGCCGAGCGCGTCGAACTCGCGAAGAGAGAGCCCAGCGACGCCGAGGCTCTCCCCGTGGGCGTCGCTGCCGCCCGTCGCGAGCAAGTCGTATCGCTCGATCGTCTCATCGAGCAGTTCCCGATCGACGGTCGCGCCGTCGTAGGGGTAGTCCACCTCGACGGCCTCGAGAGCCGGATGACTCGTCAGTGACAGCGCCGCGTCGGGATGGGGGTATCGGAACGGATGCGCGAGCGAGACCAGCGCGCACGCCTCCTCGAGGACGGCGAGTCCGCGCTCGAACGAGGGAACGTCTCTCGCGACGAAACACGGCTCGCCGTAGCCGATGAGGTGGTCGAACGCCCCCTCGTAGTCGAACTCGAGGTCGGAGTGGCTGTCGACTGCGCGGGCGACGTGCGGGCGACCGAAGCCGTCGTCGACGGTACAGCCCAGGTCGACGCCGAAACGCGATTCGACGCAGTCGACGATGGCTTGCCCGCGTTCGATCCGATTTTGCTGAATCCCGTCCGCGAGTGCCGCGAGTTCTTCGGTTGGCTCGACGCCGTATCCGAGCAAATCGACTCGATCGCCACTCGGCGTCTCGACGCGCAGTTCGATCCCGTTGACGATGGTAACTCCTGCCCGCTCGACGACCGGCGCGTCGAACGGCTGCAATCGATCGTGATCCGTCACCGCGACGACCTCCACGCCCGCGCGA includes:
- a CDS encoding PHP domain-containing protein; protein product: MPYADLHVHTTRSDGSLELEAVPDAARRAGVEVVAVTDHDRLQPFDAPVVERAGVTIVNGIELRVETPSGDRVDLLGYGVEPTEELAALADGIQQNRIERGQAIVDCVESRFGVDLGCTVDDGFGRPHVARAVDSHSDLEFDYEGAFDHLIGYGEPCFVARDVPSFERGLAVLEEACALVSLAHPFRYPHPDAALSLTSHPALEAVEVDYPYDGATVDRELLDETIERYDLLATGGSDAHGESLGVAGLSLREFDALGVGET